Within Rothia sp. ZJ932, the genomic segment CGGTTTTTATGGTTGAGAAGCCCAGAAAAGCGCCAGGCGTTAGCGGTACCTGGGTAAGGGCGCCGGTGGGGCGCACGTCCTGAGTGGTTTCAAGGACGAGGGTGGGCGCTCGGTCGACCCATTTGAGGTCGCGAAAAATTACCGGGGTAGCGTTGTCAGTAAAAAGTAGGTTATGCACCGATTAAGTCTAATCCACGGTCAGGGATGAGCACCTGCCAGGAACATAGCCGGAGGGTGTAGGGGAGGGAGAACCTCAGCACGATTTTTCTTCACCCTGTAAACTGGTGTGCATGTCTAGACCTCTTATTCGACTTGTGGGTCAGGGTGTTCGTTACGCGAGTAGGTTGCGTGGTGGAGGTTCTGCTTTCCCCGGTCTTGTGATGGAAAAATTTCACCCCGGTTTTGTAGCTGAGGCGTTGGCGACTTTGCCGCGCGGCGTTGTGGTGGTCTCGGGTACTAACGGTAAGACGACCACTACCAAAATGGTGGTGCAGTTGCTGGAGTCTCAAGGGTTGAAGGTTTTTACCAACCGTACGGGTTCTAACTTTGTGCGCGGCGTGGCGGCTGCTTTGTTGGGTGAGATGAGTCTGACCGGCAAGCTGGATGCTGATATCGCTGTTCTTGAGCTTGATGAAGCGCATGCTGTTCATTTTGTGAAGATGGTCAAGCCTGATTATGCGCTGTTGTTGAACGTTTTGCGCGATCAGTTAGATCGTTTTGGTGAGATTGACACAACCCGCCGTATGCTCTCAACCGTTGCTGCGGCAACTACTGGCACGGTGGTGCTCAACCGCGAGGATCCGCGCATTCATCGTATTGCTGATGACGTTGCCACCGGTACCAATATTGAGTATTTCGGTCTGAGCCCCAAGTTACGGGCGATGTTCCCCTCTGATGATGAGATGCGTTCGGGAGTTACTGCCAGCGAGCAGAATCTCCCCGAGGCTAAGGTCGCTCTGGCCGATTTTGCGGGCACCTGTTCAACCTTTGATATTGAGGGTGAAGAGGTCATAGGCGAGGTCAACCTCTATGGTGTGTACAACATCTTTAATGCAGCTGCGGCGATGGCGCTGACCCTCGAAGTGATGGGTGCGGACGCGAACCGTTCGGCTCTGATTGCTGAGTTGGCAAAGATTGCCCCGGCTTTTGGTCGCGGTGAGACCCTCAATGTAGAGGGGCAGACCCTGCAGTTGCTGCTGGTGAAGAATCCTTCGGGTTTCCGCCTCTCCTTGGCTTCAGCAGATGCCAAGGATTACGCCACTATGATTGCCATTAACGATGCTTACGCTGATGGTCGCGATGTTTCGTGGTTGTGGGATGTTGATTTCCACTCCCTCGAAAACGGCGGGGTTGATATGGTGACCGGTGTGCGTGCCTACGATATGGCGCTGCGCTTGGAGCACGATGACGTTACCGTTGCCCACATCGACGAGAACTTAGAATCAGCCTTGGCGACCTTTATCAAGAACTCTGCGGGTAAGCCCATGCGTATTTTCTGCACCTACACCGCCATGCTTGCCCTGCGTAAAGAGCTTGCGAAGATTACCGATGTTGAGGAGATTTCCTAAATGACTCAGGCTCGAAAATCTCTGAAAATTCTTCAGCTGTACCCCCAAGACATGAATATTTATGGGGACTGGGGCAATACTCTTTCGCTCTCTCGTCGCGCGCAGGCGCACGGCTTTGAGACCGAGATTGTTGATTACAACCCCGGTGATACCTTCCCCGAAGACGCTGACATTATTGTGGGCGGCGGCGGTCAAGATTCAGGTCAGACCATTATTCAGGATGACCTGCTTGCCCTGGGCAATACCCTCAAAGCTCAAGCAGAGGCGGGTACACCCATGCTGGTGATTTGTGGTCTCTACCAGCTCTTCGGCAAAGAGTTTCGCACCATTGGCGGCGAAAATCTCAAGGGTATCGGCATCTTCGACCTGCACACCGTCGGCGGTGAAGAGCGCCTGATTGGCAATATCGTTGAGGAATCAGAGGAATTCGGCACCATTGTGGGCTACGAAAACCACTCAGGGCTGACCTACCTGGGCGAAAACGTCA encodes:
- a CDS encoding Mur ligase family protein, giving the protein MVCMSRPLIRLVGQGVRYASRLRGGGSAFPGLVMEKFHPGFVAEALATLPRGVVVVSGTNGKTTTTKMVVQLLESQGLKVFTNRTGSNFVRGVAAALLGEMSLTGKLDADIAVLELDEAHAVHFVKMVKPDYALLLNVLRDQLDRFGEIDTTRRMLSTVAAATTGTVVLNREDPRIHRIADDVATGTNIEYFGLSPKLRAMFPSDDEMRSGVTASEQNLPEAKVALADFAGTCSTFDIEGEEVIGEVNLYGVYNIFNAAAAMALTLEVMGADANRSALIAELAKIAPAFGRGETLNVEGQTLQLLLVKNPSGFRLSLASADAKDYATMIAINDAYADGRDVSWLWDVDFHSLENGGVDMVTGVRAYDMALRLEHDDVTVAHIDENLESALATFIKNSAGKPMRIFCTYTAMLALRKELAKITDVEEIS
- a CDS encoding type 1 glutamine amidotransferase; the protein is MTQARKSLKILQLYPQDMNIYGDWGNTLSLSRRAQAHGFETEIVDYNPGDTFPEDADIIVGGGGQDSGQTIIQDDLLALGNTLKAQAEAGTPMLVICGLYQLFGKEFRTIGGENLKGIGIFDLHTVGGEERLIGNIVEESEEFGTIVGYENHSGLTYLGENVKPLAHVTKGEGNNTEDSGEGARVHNVVGSYLHGSLLPKNPRISDFLIEKAVLNKYGEFTPATLDDSVIERARASAMERPR